TCCCTATACGTACccacaaatttgtttttttcctgtagctcaaaatacaaagCAACTTCTAGCGAAACTTCTCACGAGTATTCGGAACATATATGTGTATTCATGGAATAAATGTGATGATTTTTTGAAACATAGATACAGaatttttttaatatttaaaaaactgagagcactggtgctcatgtgcaccaaatgctCACTCCATTAAAACCTAGTCGTCATGTCTAGTATTCATTTTGAATTCAATGTGTCTGGTGTTTATAGGTTGGTTGTTGTATGGTTGTACATCTTAATATAACAGGAGAAGAGAGGCATTTTGGCTCCCTGCTCCCAGGTGCTCCTACACCCAGGAGGAACAGTAAAATCTGAAAAATATTTCAAAAATTTCCTAGAATTCCGATTATTGTTACGTATGTGCATGTCTGAGTCCTTTTTTCATGCCTCTAACTTTTACCTcaaatgttttttttttgtgtccTGGCACAAAAATGACGAATTTCAGTTGCTCAATAGTATAGTAAAACTCTGTTCGTATCTACAGGAAATTTGCATGCACTTAAGTTGACATCAAAAGAATTATCTCTGTGGTGCACATTTGAATTTCATATGACCTATTACCGTTTCTCCAGTTTTCtaaagtactccctccattctaTAAGCAACCATCCAGTGAGATGCTTCCATGGTGTTGATAATTGATGCTTAGAGAGTACCCCTCCATATGCTTTCTACTTTAAATTTTGAAGGCATACCTAAATTAAAATCAACAAATATTTGATCACCTTGAAGATATATTGTAGAAATTAGGGCCTTCGTTTGCAGTTCAAAACAGTAGAAGTTCAAAATCAGTTTCTCTTGCCAGGCCCTTATAACCACCAGGTTTTGTGCATGTGTATCACAATTCACAACACTGTTCGATTTAAAATTGCATTCCAGTAGTGGTTAGTTGTATCAATGTTACTGCAGATCATGAACTCTTGCCCTTGTGTTGTTTTCAGTTGTGCAAGGATAGACTGCATCATGAACTCTTGGCCTTGTGTTGTTTTCAGTCGTGCAAGGATAGACTGCATCATGATTTGGAGataaaaaagtaaaaaaataTTAAGTTGTTTAAATTAAATCAAGGATTTATGTCTAGAGCTCTAAATGATCTCTGCTTGGTATCTGTGGTGAACTGGAGATTATATGTTACCTTATTGTGTTATCCGGTTGATATACCAGAAAGTTTGAGAATCTGGTATTTCCCTAATAGATGTGCCATATGGACCACATTTTTAGTCCAATATTGGAAGAACATTAAACCTTTTAAGCCCCATCTGTTTGAGTTCCGAGTTGTCCACAAGCATGGTCTTCACAGATGAGAATATTAGGCCCATTAAAACCTAGTGTTCATGTCGAATATTCATTAAGTGTTCAATATGTCAATGGTGTTTGTAGATGGGTTGTGCTATGGGTGTACATCTAATTATAAGAGGATAAGAGATGCCTTTTGGCTCCTCACTCCAGAGTGCTCCTACAACCGGGGTGAGCAGTAAAATCTGAGAAATACTTCAAAATTTCTGAGAATTCCGATATTTGATACATAGCATGTTTGAGTATTTTTGTGTCCTGGCAAAAAATAACGAACTTCAGTGCTCAAAATAGGAACTCTGTTGGTATCAAGCTTGTCTTTTATTCACAATGCACAAACTTATTTTTCCATGGGAATTTTGCATGCACTTAAATTGACATCAAAAGAATTATCTCCTGGGTGCACGTTCGAATTTCGTATACCTATTAACATTTCTTTAGTGTTCTACTGTACGTAGCCTGGCGGCAATTCATTCTAGCATTTTTATGGGGCAATAGAAAATAATGGTGATAATTGATGCTTACATAGTACGCTTCATATGCTTCATACTTGGAACTTTGAAGGTATACCTAAATTACACTCAGCAGAAATTTGATCACCTTGAAGGGATATTATAGAAATTAGGGTCTTCGTTTAGAGTTCAAAACAGTAGAAGGCCGGCATTAGTTTCTCTTGCCAGGCTCCTATAACCTGCAGTTTTTGTGCATGTAGCTAGATGACTCATGTGCATCACATTCCTGTTAGATCTGAAATTGCATTCCAGTAGTGGTTAGTTATAACTGTGCATCGTGAACTCCTTGCCTAGTGTTGTTTTCAGTTGTGCTAGGATAAACTGCGTCATGTTTGAGAGTTAAAATGGCGCATACACTTCACCCTGGCTTATTTTGCTTACAACCACTGGGATATTTGGTCGATGTGTGACTTTGGTCGGTAGGAAGGACTTGTACTTGTATTATTTCAGATCAGCATCATTACAGAGTCTCTTTTCTGATGTTATTTGCGACCATTACATCACTGGTTCACCATTGAAATTTGTTGACTTCTTTCTCTATGTTAATATCCCTTTAGACTTGTTTCTTCTGCGACAGCTTATCACTTTGTTTAGTGTTGTTCTGACCTTTGTCGTAAATCAGTTTTTCTACAGTACTAAACTAGGCCTATTGAGTTTAAGAGTTGCCATATTTTGTGTAAGTTTGTTGATCGCCATACTTTGTGCTGCCGTGTTACGATGTCTATTTGTGGGAGGAAAACCTCCGCAGCAAAGTGTTATACTGTATAGTCGATCCTACTCACATTGTCAATCCCCAGCATGTTAGCACATTATTTGGTATTAGCCTGCATTTACTCGATCCGTTGGTAAGGGTGTTGATAagcaagggcatctccaacggggcgcggAGACGTAAACGGACGTTGAGCAACCGTTTACATTCGCGAAGACCGAAAATGCATCTGAGTCCTACTACAGCGGGGTGATGCAAAGTGACCGAGCCGTTCGCGGCGACTCAAACCTGACCCAAATATAcgacaggtttgcgtctctgcgggcgCGCCGAGTGTCCGCCGAAACTTACGTAGGACCTACGTGTCAGTGGCAGGGAGGCCGATAACATTTTCGCCAGTGGTCATTCCCCGCGCGAAAAATCAAAATAGACTAGCGCCAGCAGTCCAGAAGCGATGAACGTAATCGCCGGCGCAGCCACAACCATGGATTCCTAGGGAACACTCTCACTCGTCGCCGCCCCAGACTCCCCCATAGCCATAATGGATGTCGTAGCTTCGGCAGAAGCAAAGCGTGCCGCCACCGGCGGCCGGGACGCTGAGCCGAAGGCTGCAAAGAAGATGCCATCCAAGGAGGAGAACAACGTCGAGGCCGCGAAGCGTCGCCGAAGGAGAGGAATGCAGCGGCCGCCGTCCTGGAGGTCACCCAGTAGGCATGGCAGATGTAACTGAAAGTTGGCGTCGCGCAAGTAGGCCTCCATCCAAGCTTAGCGGAGGACGACATGCTCGTCAAGCGAGAGGGGATCGCTGGCGTCGCTCCTCGGCCTCGTTggtgagctcggtaagttcccaacTGCGTCCGGATCGTCGgcgtcgctcctccggcctcgttggtgagctcggtaagttcccaacTGCGTCCTGAAACGCCCACTCCCTTGCAGGTCCACGcggcgtcgcggttcgcctccggcgTGGCACCGGTGCAGTTCAACGGGGCCGCTTCCCGACCTCAACTGGACGCCGAGATGCGGTGACTCATGCCCGGGTGCGACACACAAGACGCGTTaggtgccggaggagagcatgccggTGCCCTGCAGCCTGTTTGAGGAAATGACACCATCTGCCCCGACGATGGATGACCCGGTACGTAAGCTCTCTCACTGTGTGCGACTGCCGTGTGTCATGCGTCTGACGTCCGGTGATTTGTAGGTCTATTGGAAGGGACGACATGATAGCGATATCGAGGCCATGATCTATGGTGGCGGCTTCGTTGGCGACGCCGGAGCCGGGACAGGGACGCATGAGacgcaagatgcggaggacatcgaTGCCGCACGGCTGTTTTCCACCCAGCTCACGTAGGCAACAACCGTGTGCGTCGACGACTATGAGGATGCGCCAACAGTGCCTGTCCTCACCACGGACGATGCTAGCAAGAAGACGGGGGAGAGCCACAAGACACAAGGATTCAACGACGACGAGGACAAGTATTTGTTCGACGCGTGGCTAGCAACTAGCCATGACTGTATTAATGGCGTCCAACAAAAGGGCAAGGTGTACTGGGCCTATCAGAAAAAGATGGAAGTACATTAAACAAGAGACAAGAAAGTTCTGCTTCACCGTCGAACATGTAGTGAACAACCCCATTGGCGGCGTTGGCATGATTTCAGTGGTAATAAAGAGACAACCatggcctccttttggacttcATATGCTGTTGTGTCCCTTTTGGACTCCATTTTCCACTGTACCatgtgcaaagtgtgatgaacttaTTTCAGATCTTAATTTGAGCTAATTTGAGGCTATAATTTCATGCAATTTTGAGCTAATTTGAGGCAAcaatctattttttttattttctgaacCTAAACTGATGGAAATGCGTCGGCCCggtggagccacccccgacgcaaatgGATGCATGACCATTTTCGCGTCCACGGGCGGACGCAAATGGACGCACGCGGACATTTTGGCCGTTCAAAATGCGTCtgcctgttggagatgccctaaagcgATGTCTAAAGGTGCGGTGCCATTTTTTTTGTTGGAACAAGGTGCCATGTTCTCATGCTGTGGAAAGCATTGACAATAGACAGGTGACATTTAACTTTTGTTATACCCAGCCTTACGGTGGTAATCTGAACATTATCTGCTTAGCTTCTCTGAGAATGAAAATGTGAATTTTCTGACGGCATGTTCAGCCTTGCGTTTATTTCTTTCCTTGACAAGTTCTTTTCTGCAGCTTACCACCTTGTGTACGGATACTACATGGCAGTGTCCTGGAAATCCTTTGAAGGAACACGCTACACCTAATCTTCCCACGGAGTCCCATATCATCGTAAGTTACACCATGCGACAACGCTGCCCAAAGAAGTCCATTCTACCTCAGATGGTAATCTAAGCTAAGCAAACATTCGACCAAAGCAGCACTTGTGCAGCAGATCTTGCGTGTAGCTAGCGAGGACGGGAGGTGTTGGGCAGGGGCTGGCCGCGGAGGAAGTGGTAGAGCATGGCGAGGGAGCTGGCGGGCTTGAAGAGCGGCACCTGGTGGCCGGCGCCGCGCACGGTGACCAGCGTGAGCCCCTCCTCGTACTCCACCGCCCACCCGGCCACCTGCTGCCGGTAGAACCACGCCCGCCACCCGCCCAGCCCCTTGGTCCTCTCCCGCTGCCGCAGCTTCATGGCGTTGATGCTGTACCGCGTCGACGTCACCGGCACCCTCCCGTCCGTGTCGCCGCTGCGCCACATGAGAAGGATCAAGATTTGGCAGTGTTCGTGGTGACAGCAAGGCGGCTGCAATAATAGCTAGGTTGGTGGAGTACCTGTAAACCCAGACGCGCAGCCCAGCGCCCATGAGCTTCTTCAGGACTGGGAGCACGGTGGCCGGCGAGTCGTTCCATTTCCTTATGACGGTGCTGCAACAGTTTGCCCAATGTGATTTACCGAAAATACATCCAAAACATGGTAAAACAAGGCGGAGATTATATGGTACGCAGGACGTATGGGCGCTACGTGCGGCACATACGAATAAATGCAGCTGCAAGTTGCAACGACAGATCTGTGTACGAGGGCGTCTGTGTACCACAGTAGTATTAACTGCGTGCCAGGATAGGGAAGGAAGAGCACTGAGCAGAGGGAGGGTAGAAGAGTAGAGAGAGAGCTTTGCTGACCTGCAGGGCGAGTATGGGTAGGGTAGGGCAGTCCGGTTGGCGTGCAGCGCGCGCTGCACGTCCCGGCGGTTAAAATACTTGGTCACGTACGCCTCCGTGCACGGGTCGAACCCCGCCGGCGCACGCCTCATCATGTGCCATGCCTCCTGCATTCGTACGCCACCACGACAAGACACTTACTTCAACAATCACGGCGCGCATCTTGAAGATACTATCACTCACAGATACAGACGAACGTACGTGCTGGGAGAAGAGCCGGGGCGCGGCGACGAGCCTGGCCGGCCGGCGCGCCGCCGAGGAGTTGCCGGCCGGCGAGGCGGCGGACGCCAGGCACGTCGGGGTGTAGATGCTGTAGATGTCGATGTCGTCGAAGGCGCCCATGAACGCTTTCACCGCCGGCGAGCAGCCCTTGCCCGGCCTCCCGCCGTCGGCCTCCTCCCTGAAGGAGTCGCACTCCCGCGTCACCGCCGCGTGGAGCTCGTCGGAGATGATGGCGTGGCTCCACGCGTACTCCACCATGCCCAGCTGGTCAGTCTCGTCGTTGATCACCGCGTTCCCGATCTGCACGTCCAGCAATCATGAGCTAGTCAATTCACACGCACCACCAAGTGAGCAAGCGCAACGGTGCAAGTGAAATCGTGTCAGCTTCAAGTACAAAAGCAGGTGTGTTCGTCAGCTTTCACAGGGGCACGCTGAAATTATTACCGCGCGCGCTCAGTGAAAAAAGGTTTGACGCAAACAGTTGGCTGTCAGCTAAAGCGAGCAAAAGATACGTAGAGCGGGAGTATATAGCAAGTCCGTATGCACGCTCGTGCTCATCTTTTGACAGCACTGAATCTTTTCTCTCCTATACACTCTTTTCCTCTTTATCTTTTGGGATCTTTTCAGGACACTAATTTTGTTCCATTTGCTGCGTCAGAGACTGGTTTACGTGCCAGTTGGCAATCTTATGGCATGATTGCTAGCATAAGACGGGCCTATACGTCCTGTTTCGGGGGAGGAGCTTGCTTACCATGAAACCTTTGAGGTTGATGATCCTGTCCCTGCTCGCCGCTTTGTTCCCCTCGTAGATGCGATCTGCGAGCTGCGGGACGTAGTGCCCTGCAAAAAGAAGCGTATCAAGGCAGCTTCAGCAACAGATTATCTTTAGCAACAGATTACGATGCATGTAGCTTAACATAAGAAAAGAGGTTGGGCTGCACGTGTACCAGCATAGCTCTCCCCGGAGATGTAGAATTCGCGGGTCTTGAACTCCGGGAACTTGTCGAGCCAGTTGAGCATGAAGGTGTACGAGTCCTCCGCCGTCACGCGGTCGCCCAGCTGCTTCAGGTCCGACGTCTTATTCGTGTAGGAGAACCCCACGCCAACCGGCGATTCCAGGAACAGCAGGTTCACAGCTGAAATCGAACACCGATGTGGCGGATTGCAATTGTGAGATCAGACATGATCCAATGGAATTTAGCAAGGATGGACTAATATGGCCTTGTGTGCTTGCCTTTGTTCCACGCGTAGGGATTGCGAGTGAGCCTCTCGCCGTAGCCCCTCACCAGAAACGGTCCCAGCTCCTGGGCGGCGCCGTAGGCGATGGAAGAGCACCCGGGCCCTGCAATGGCGGGTTTAAACAACAATTTTGTTTACAGTAAATCATACAGATGCTCCCTCCATTCCATTTCGTTTTTGTGGTTTCTGTTCAAATCTAAGTTCAAATCATGACAAGAATTATAGCACTCAAAAGTCAAAACTGCACCGCACTTATCGACGGTGCCAGATGGGGCTATCGAATTGTTTAGTCTAGGTGCTTAGGCTATGCATACTGTAACTAAGTTAGTATACTGTAGTTCAGAGAGAAATGTTAATCTAATAATGCAAAGGCAAGGACATGAAGATGAGACAGCTGATTTGCCAAGTACTATTCTGTGGCGTCATCTGCCGGTCAACAAAACGTCAAAGACCCTCATCTGAGTCATCTCCACCTCCACGCTCCACTACTTATCTACTCTGACACTTCACATCACTGTTTTCTTATCCTGCGAAAAATCTCCATGCTTTGTCCCAAGTGGAGCATCTTCCTAGTAAACACTAAACAGTAAGATTAACACTGACATCCCTGACACTAATATGTGTTAGATACCCGGACAAAGGTGTAACATCAGACCGTAACACTTACGAGATATTCGCAATAGTTTTATATGAGCACATGCTCATGGAGTAGCAGGAATTTACCTTTAATTAACCGTTGAGAACCAACATGTGGTTTGGTGGTTAGGAGCGCAGTAGCATTCCCAGCCCACGAGAACTCAAACTTTAGATTTCATCATTTTAGTGTTTTATAAATGCAGAATATTTTTCAGTGGGAGACGACGTTTTCGTCAATACCAAGATGTCTGTGGTGACTTTGTTAACCTCGAGATCCGCCGGATGAAGTTTTTTAAACTCGAAGATGCTCGTAGGGTAGTGTGTGCGTGCGTACATTCGTTCATATGGTTGAGTGTATTGCATGTGTACTATAAGCATCTTCGTCTGTATTGTGTTTTCGCAACAGGAATTAATCTTTCGAAAGTCCACAAGAATCCAGATTAAGGCATCTCTGCTCtctatcttttatttttccttAATCGCATCATTGCACGTCCTTTGGTGGTGCCCCATTTGCCGCTCTAGAACCATGTGGGCGCCGATTGCCCAGGGAGTAAAGGACGACCGCAGAGAGAGACGACGATGAGCCGTGATCTAACAGTGCTACAGGGCAGGAATGCAGGAGAAGACCGCCACGGCCCACGGGCCACGGCCCCTCTCTAGCTCTGTCCCTGTCGCTCGTCGGCGCAGGCTAATTAAGCTGTAGCTTCTTCTTCCAAGCAGGATCTGCTTTGCTAGCTCTCCCTGTAGCGCTGCCTTGCGCCTTCTTTTACATCCTTTTGCCATCTTTTGCAGCGTCTTTCCTGCGCCGCGAGGCTATTCTCCCTACTGTTCCGAGATCGGGATGCATGTGTGGATTCTGGCGCCTTCGCTTTGGAGCTTTTACTGCCGGAAAGCATCGTTCTCCCGGCCGTTGCATGCGACAGGGTGGTCGCAGGGCCCCCGGCCTGCAGGCTCTCGAGCTTTCCGAATAGGACTTGCCAAATGCCAATGGCGGCAAGAATAGAGCAAGATGTAGAGAGAAAGAGCATGTCAATCGAAGTCTACGATTTTGCCTTGGGTTAGTTGCatctatcctcctcttggtgctgTTTCTAGTAACTTACCACAACGCAAGCAAAAGTTAGGAACTGAAAGCCCTCTATTATGGCAGGGAATTGGCGTATACGTTGTCCAAATTTGCAAGTTGCAACAGATAGACGCACTTGCCGCCTGCAATTTTCGCATGATACGGCAGCCTCTACGGCAGTAATACTAAAATGGTTGAGACAGTTCGTTTCAAATACGGAAAACAGAAGCAAGAATCACAAGTGGGCTGGGCAGCAAACAAGAGATGCAGAGCTAAGGACGAACTGAGCTGAACGCATGCGCGCGTACCTCCGTTGAGCCACAGTAGCAGGGGCTTCTTCTCGGGCTCCTTCTCGGCCTCAAAGAACCAGTAGAAGAGCGCCCTGTCGCCGCTCGTTCCGACGTCGACGTAGCCGGCGTAGTGCTTGAACCCGACCTCCGGTTGCCCGGGGAGCCCGGTCACGCGGTCGGCCTCCGGCCGCGGACTCCAGGACGCTCCGGTGACCGCAGACGACGCTGTTAGTAACGCCGTGGCCAGGGAGAGCAATGCCATGTTGGCCATGGCCGCTGCCGTTTTTGTGTGGGAgcgcttgtgtgtgtgcgtgCTGTTTGCTCTGCTCTGCTTGGAGTCCTGGCTCTCGGCTTGGGGTGTGCGggtagaagaagaaggaaggttgGTTTAATAGACAGGGAGGTTGTAACCAGTTGTGGTAAATTATTTGGGTTAGTGGGTGGTTTTAAAAACAGTGAGTTCTTTTTTTTCTGGATGGAATACAAGTGTTTCTGGTGGGTGGTCTGGGCGTCGTATGGGCTTTGGGCGCACCGGCGAAGGGTTGGGAGCCTGAAGAAATGGCACTGACTTGTGATCACTGCATGCAGTTCTGTCGCAATGTTTAGATAATACAATGGATAAGTTTACTGCATCGGGTATGGCGAGCTGCACCGATGTTTGTCTTATAATCTGTGGGAAATACAAGCAATTTTCGCATAATTTACccaaaaatagtaaataaaatagggCTAAAAATATATGAAATAAATCAGTCCATCTAACTGGTAATATTAATTCTAAACAAGATGCCACAGCAAGAAAAGGAAGCATGATCTCAACTACCAGAATTAAGCTGACATACAAGACAATGGAAGAACATTCGTCAAGCTTCAAATGCTTCAGACACGAATTGGTATGCACAAGTACCAAATCGTCAGTTCGTTCAGTAGTCAGCATATTTCTCTTGAAGCCCCATATAAAAGAATATGTCCTCCACCTCGAAGAGGATGCTTCAAAAAAAGGAGAGCTTGGAGCCATGGATTGGAGCTTGCCTGCGTACAGATTCTCAAAGATTTACAAACGACGAAGACTTGAAGACGATCGGCGAGGCGCTGCCGGCGGCGCCGAGAGTACCTTTCGGATGGGCCGATATTTGAGTCTCCGCGATGTGGCAACTGCAGATGACGGCGAGAGGATTCCATGCGACTATGGATAGAGTTACAGGCCGTACGTATCCCTGAAGTATCCCTCCGTGTCCCAGCTGTGTTCTTATTTTTTTCCATTATTACTTCAATTCATAAAAAATGGGATACTTCACGATACGCGTATCCCAGCGTATCCCCGCGTATCCCCGTCCGCGTGCAGTATCCTGCACTGATACGGCACATGCCGTATCCCTGCAACGTAGTGCAGATGTGGGGCGAGTTAAATACATTATCAGTCCTTATACTTAGCTCGATTTTGTCCTCGTACTTGCAATTTGCAGAATTTTATGCACGTACTTATGAAGTGGGTCCGATTTAGTCCTAAATCAGTTTTGTGGTCGAAATTGCGTTGACGTGGAGGACAAGTGGACGTGGGCCCCACTCGGAAAAGAGCAGATGCCCTAGAAATTTGCATATAACCCCTTCTAAATTCGTCATTTACGATTGGTTAATCTCCGCGAAAATCTCCCATTTATTAATTTAAAATGGGCAATTTCTCAATTCCCTAAACAAATCTACATAAATAATCCTAAAGTCGACTTTTTTTTAAGAAAAAAACGTCGAAACATGATTCGAGGTGAGGACTGGCTTACTAAAACAAGGCGACGGTTCCCCTTCATGGTGGCAGATGTGAGCCATTGCCGACGCGATCAATGCCACCGCCGGTGTTGCCTCCAAGTCGCTTTCCCTCCTCAAT
This region of Lolium perenne isolate Kyuss_39 chromosome 2, Kyuss_2.0, whole genome shotgun sequence genomic DNA includes:
- the LOC127335662 gene encoding serine carboxypeptidase-like 35 translates to MANMALLSLATALLTASSAVTGASWSPRPEADRVTGLPGQPEVGFKHYAGYVDVGTSGDRALFYWFFEAEKEPEKKPLLLWLNGGPGCSSIAYGAAQELGPFLVRGYGERLTRNPYAWNKAVNLLFLESPVGVGFSYTNKTSDLKQLGDRVTAEDSYTFMLNWLDKFPEFKTREFYISGESYAGHYVPQLADRIYEGNKAASRDRIINLKGFMIGNAVINDETDQLGMVEYAWSHAIISDELHAAVTRECDSFREEADGGRPGKGCSPAVKAFMGAFDDIDIYSIYTPTCLASAASPAGNSSAARRPARLVAAPRLFSQHEAWHMMRRAPAGFDPCTEAYVTKYFNRRDVQRALHANRTALPYPYSPCSTVIRKWNDSPATVLPVLKKLMGAGLRVWVYSGDTDGRVPVTSTRYSINAMKLRQRERTKGLGGWRAWFYRQQVAGWAVEYEEGLTLVTVRGAGHQVPLFKPASSLAMLYHFLRGQPLPNTSRPR